In one window of Acidovorax sp. HDW3 DNA:
- a CDS encoding tripartite tricarboxylate transporter permease: MEWLAHGALGLEVLFSSGNVLAAVAGCLLGLAVGVLPGLGPMASIAMLLPVTYALAPPTALIFLAGIYYGAQYGGAVPAILRQLPGEASSAVTVRDGYAMARAGQAGAALGAAALASFVAGTVGTLLLAALAPLLSAQAQQVLQAPEQVALLVLLLVGAVVLASGALLKALGMVLVGLLLGLVGMDPYSGQLRYDLGLPELAGGISFMALAMGLFGLGEIIAHLGRKPAEPALAVQAPALAQRWPDALQRRQLRPALLRGTVLGSLLGWLPGGGALLASFAAYAVEGLRRLRPGELPLGQGNIRGVAAPEAANSAGAQAAFMPLLALGLPTNAVMALLLGALSLHQVQPGPLVPSQAPQLFWGLILSMGLGNLVLLLCGLPLLGLWLRVLALPYRLLFPALVLLCALGMYSLQASSFSVALLCLCALLGYVFRQLGMEPGPLLLGFIVAPQLEAQLRLALVQGQGTWSVFWTRPLAAGLLVLTGLLLLLVLLPGLQRQRGQTFVDD; this comes from the coding sequence ATGGAATGGCTGGCACATGGGGCCCTGGGCCTGGAGGTGTTGTTCAGCAGCGGCAACGTGCTCGCCGCCGTTGCCGGCTGCCTGCTGGGCCTGGCCGTGGGCGTGCTGCCGGGGCTCGGGCCCATGGCCAGCATTGCCATGCTGCTGCCCGTGACCTACGCGCTGGCGCCACCCACGGCCTTGATTTTTCTCGCCGGTATTTACTACGGCGCGCAGTACGGCGGCGCCGTGCCGGCCATCTTGCGCCAGCTGCCGGGCGAGGCTTCGTCGGCAGTCACGGTGCGTGACGGCTACGCCATGGCCCGCGCCGGCCAGGCCGGCGCGGCGCTGGGGGCGGCGGCGCTGGCCTCGTTTGTCGCCGGCACCGTGGGCACGCTGCTGCTGGCCGCGTTGGCGCCGCTATTGAGCGCGCAGGCGCAGCAGGTGCTGCAGGCGCCCGAGCAGGTGGCGCTGCTGGTGCTGCTTTTGGTGGGGGCGGTGGTGCTGGCTTCGGGCGCGCTGCTCAAGGCGCTGGGCATGGTGCTGGTGGGGCTGCTGCTGGGCCTGGTGGGCATGGACCCGTATTCGGGCCAGCTGCGCTACGACCTGGGCCTGCCCGAGCTCGCCGGCGGCATCAGCTTCATGGCCCTGGCCATGGGGCTGTTTGGTTTGGGCGAAATCATTGCCCACCTGGGGCGCAAGCCGGCAGAGCCGGCGCTGGCCGTGCAGGCGCCGGCGCTGGCGCAGCGTTGGCCAGATGCGCTGCAGCGGCGCCAGCTGCGCCCGGCGCTGCTGCGCGGCACGGTGCTGGGCTCGCTGCTGGGCTGGCTGCCCGGTGGCGGCGCGCTGCTGGCCTCGTTTGCGGCCTACGCCGTCGAGGGTCTGCGCCGCCTGCGCCCGGGCGAGCTGCCGCTGGGCCAGGGCAATATCCGGGGCGTGGCCGCGCCCGAGGCGGCCAACAGTGCCGGCGCCCAGGCGGCCTTCATGCCACTGCTGGCGCTGGGCCTGCCGACCAATGCCGTCATGGCGCTGCTGCTGGGGGCCTTGAGCCTGCACCAGGTGCAGCCGGGGCCGCTGGTGCCCAGCCAGGCGCCGCAGCTGTTCTGGGGTTTGATTCTTTCCATGGGCCTGGGCAACCTGGTGTTGCTGCTGTGCGGCCTGCCGCTGCTGGGGCTGTGGCTGCGGGTGCTGGCGCTGCCGTACCGGCTGCTTTTTCCGGCCCTGGTGCTGCTGTGTGCGCTGGGCATGTACAGCTTGCAGGCGAGCAGTTTTAGCGTTGCCCTGCTGTGCCTGTGCGCGCTGCTCGGTTATGTGTTTCGCCAGCTGGGCATGGAGCCCGGGCCGCTGCTGCTGGGGTTCATCGTGGCGCCGCAGCTCGAAGCCCAGCTGCGCCTGGCGCTGGTGCAGGGGCAGGGCACTTGGTCGGTTTTTTGGACGCGCCCGCTGGCGGCGGGCCTGCTGGTATTGACGGGGCTGCTTTTGTTGTTGGTGCTGCTGCCGGGGTTGCAGCGCCAGCGGGGGCAGACCTTTGTGGACGATTGA
- a CDS encoding DUF3422 family protein has product MALTSFPAQHPQRAQLHNEVHARPPEALTAPVAITHIVMWADAAEREASRAHLTQLLRDQHLPLPGADSTHLRVDLGPFRLRWELHTEFVSWTFMAPLAADGFGQREPQGAIEAVPREWLAGLPGQCLCSLHLWLLPMQKFGDVALVPQVLREDSLVACTVADGHGEVFTDFALHADGCSRMVLLAGAMTPRRLGRLVQRLLEIETYRMAALLGLPAAREAATVLASAERELAALANAIRSADRDSEPVLLDRLTRLAGQVESQYAATHSRFSASSAYFELVDTRIRDIAESRLAGMQTIGEFMDRRLSPARSTCAWVVRRQDGLSQRVSRMSNLLRTRVEIEQQQSSQALLAAMNQRQDLQLKLQSTVEGLSVAAITYYIVGLVSYLAKGAQKIGWPLSPESTAAVAIPLVAGSVWWSLRRLHQRMFRNRH; this is encoded by the coding sequence ATGGCTTTGACTTCTTTTCCGGCACAGCATCCGCAGCGCGCCCAGCTGCATAACGAGGTTCACGCCCGCCCGCCCGAGGCCCTCACGGCGCCGGTGGCGATCACGCACATCGTCATGTGGGCCGACGCGGCCGAGCGCGAGGCCAGCCGCGCGCACCTGACGCAGCTGCTGCGCGACCAGCACCTGCCGCTGCCGGGGGCCGACAGCACGCACCTGCGCGTCGATCTGGGGCCGTTTCGCCTGCGCTGGGAGCTGCACACCGAGTTCGTCAGTTGGACCTTCATGGCGCCGCTGGCGGCCGACGGTTTTGGCCAGCGCGAGCCCCAAGGGGCGATCGAAGCCGTGCCGCGCGAGTGGCTCGCCGGCCTGCCAGGGCAATGCCTGTGCAGCCTGCACCTGTGGCTGCTGCCGATGCAAAAATTTGGTGACGTGGCCCTGGTACCGCAGGTGCTGCGCGAGGACAGCCTGGTGGCCTGCACCGTGGCCGACGGCCATGGCGAAGTGTTCACCGACTTTGCCCTGCACGCCGACGGCTGCTCGCGCATGGTGCTGCTCGCCGGCGCCATGACGCCGCGCCGCTTGGGCCGCCTGGTGCAGCGCCTGCTGGAGATCGAAACCTACCGCATGGCGGCGCTCCTGGGCCTGCCGGCGGCGCGCGAGGCGGCGACCGTGCTCGCCAGCGCCGAGCGCGAGCTGGCGGCGCTGGCCAACGCCATCCGCAGCGCCGACCGCGACAGCGAGCCCGTGCTGCTCGACCGCCTCACGCGCCTGGCCGGCCAGGTCGAGAGCCAGTACGCAGCCACGCATTCGCGCTTTTCGGCCAGCAGCGCCTACTTTGAGCTGGTCGATACGCGCATCCGCGACATTGCCGAGTCGCGCCTGGCGGGGATGCAGACCATTGGCGAATTCATGGACCGGCGCCTCTCGCCCGCGCGCAGCACCTGCGCCTGGGTGGTGCGGCGCCAAGATGGCCTGTCGCAGCGCGTCTCGCGCATGAGCAACCTGCTGCGCACGCGCGTCGAGATCGAGCAGCAGCAAAGCAGCCAGGCGCTGCTCGCCGCCATGAACCAGCGCCAGGACCTGCAGCTCAAGCTGCAGTCCACGGTCGAGGGGCTGTCGGTGGCGGCCATCACCTACTACATCGTCGGCCTGGTGAGCTACCTGGCCAAGGGGGCGCAAAAAATCGGCTGGCCGCTCTCGCCCGAAAGCACGGCTGCCGTCGCCATTCCGCTGGTGGCGGGCAGCGTCTGGTGGTCGCTGCGCCGGCTGCACCAGCGCATGTTCCGGAATAGGCATTGA
- a CDS encoding TRAP transporter substrate-binding protein: MHALLSSLRRRWLTALCALGLASASAALALTPPASAPAHAPAAAVPAPYKLRIVGGLAGVTQYLQHEEPFWTQQLQQLSAGRYSADIVPFDRAGVPGSEMLRMMQLGVLPFGTVLMSALSGQYPQYTAADLPGMAADIAQLRASVAALRPFLEKDLRQRHGVELLAIYAYPAQVLFCKKPIARLADLAGRRVRVSSGGQADYVSALGALPVNTAFAQLAHSLESGDTECAITGTLSGHSLGLYRVTQYLYTLPITWGLGVFAANQTAWAALPADLRALLLRELPQLEARIWDAAERDTAEGIACNSGAASCALSRKGRMVVVNPSAQDQIKSREIFSSVVLPRWQQRCTVDCAAIWNQTVGPVQQIQLPPLR; this comes from the coding sequence ATGCACGCCTTGCTGTCATCTCTGCGGCGCCGTTGGTTGACGGCGTTGTGCGCTCTGGGGCTCGCCAGCGCCTCTGCGGCCCTGGCCTTGACGCCGCCCGCATCTGCACCCGCACACGCGCCTGCTGCTGCCGTACCTGCGCCGTACAAACTGCGCATCGTCGGCGGCCTGGCGGGTGTGACGCAGTATCTGCAGCACGAGGAGCCTTTCTGGACGCAGCAGCTGCAGCAGCTCAGTGCTGGTCGCTACAGCGCCGACATCGTGCCCTTTGACCGCGCCGGCGTGCCTGGCTCGGAGATGCTGCGCATGATGCAGCTTGGCGTGCTGCCCTTTGGCACGGTGCTGATGAGCGCGCTCTCCGGCCAGTACCCGCAGTACACCGCTGCCGACCTGCCGGGCATGGCTGCCGACATTGCGCAACTGCGCGCCAGCGTCGCGGCGCTGCGCCCCTTTCTGGAAAAAGACCTGCGCCAGCGCCACGGTGTGGAGCTGCTCGCCATCTACGCCTACCCGGCGCAGGTGCTGTTTTGCAAAAAACCCATCGCCCGCCTGGCCGATCTGGCGGGGCGGCGCGTGCGCGTGTCCTCGGGTGGCCAGGCCGACTACGTCAGCGCCCTGGGCGCCTTGCCGGTCAATACCGCTTTTGCCCAGTTGGCGCACAGCCTGGAGTCGGGCGATACCGAATGCGCCATCACCGGCACCCTCTCGGGCCACAGCCTGGGGCTGTACCGCGTGACGCAATACCTCTACACCCTGCCCATCACCTGGGGCCTGGGGGTGTTTGCCGCCAACCAAACGGCCTGGGCGGCGCTGCCGGCAGACCTGCGTGCCCTGCTGCTGCGCGAGCTGCCGCAGCTCGAAGCGCGTATCTGGGATGCGGCCGAGCGCGATACCGCCGAAGGCATCGCCTGCAACAGCGGCGCTGCCAGCTGCGCCTTGAGCCGCAAAGGCCGCATGGTGGTGGTCAACCCCTCGGCCCAGGACCAGATCAAGAGCCGCGAGATTTTCAGCAGCGTCGTGTTGCCGCGCTGGCAACAGCGCTGCACGGTCGATTGCGCCGCCATCTGGAACCAGACCGTGGGGCCGGTGCAGCAAATCCAGCTGCCGCCGCTGCGCTAG
- a CDS encoding EAL domain-containing protein, which translates to MPLPARTTTRIRLAVAVVVLGFWLVLLVGSGLLVQRIRQNDYAESEAQVTRFVAGALTAVNRVLLGVDVLLASCDELLDLAQPRGRWQDGASASALLRSSVRYNLLLRHVAVLDGAGRVLASSAPAGQQLALALPPDFAQQALAQPVPGMWLSRAHINPDTSERMLYVARPVLRANGSRWLVVAQIPLAMLEPVLMQSVDIEGLEVTLEEPQGGVLLAVSPVQHAAPAGQPLAMGVHWQQRARLSQKPALVVAQPSLYPQLWISASLPEVDALDSSRGERQVLLGVALLLGVLVLLAGLGVQRYVLRLYSARSAMTRAKEMLDQALGAMVSGFLLIDGKLLVRQWNRRFEEMFPWLRGVIRVGQPCAELLEAVVHQHLAGASAAERQQWVQWRLQRMVRAQGLAFEQLLASGQCIEVTERPTPEGGCVITYHDVTALRRANAEIESLAFYDPLTSLPNRRLLLDRLGQAILQAQRSGQRGALLFLDLDHFKMLNDTRGHEVGDQLLQQVAQRLKETVRSCDTVARLGGDEFVVMLGELADDAVQSAAQARQVGEKLLQQLAQPYMLSGQPHRSSCSMGATVFGSEPLTAAELLKRADIAMYQSKAQRSHTLAFFDPQMQEALNRRASLEADLQAALHSPGQLSLHYQPQYRWGGQMVGAEALLRWQHPERGSVAPGEFITVAEDSGLIVPLGTWVLQQACVQLAAWQGGALRGLPLSVNVSARQFRQADFVEQVLQALRASAAPGHLLKLELTESLVLEDVQDSIAKMHALRTKGVRFSMDDFGTGHSSLAYLTRLPLDQLKIDQSFVRQLGLQHSDDVIVQTIIAMACTLALEVIAEGVETPAQRDALAGYGCSLYQGYLFSRPLPLVQLLALAASASGAARADDDAANDEQERQPMVGLGPLAQEGG; encoded by the coding sequence ATGCCCTTGCCTGCCCGCACCACAACCCGGATCCGGCTGGCTGTGGCCGTGGTGGTGCTGGGGTTCTGGCTTGTGCTGCTGGTGGGCTCGGGCCTGTTGGTGCAGCGCATCCGCCAGAACGACTACGCCGAGAGCGAGGCCCAGGTCACGCGCTTCGTCGCCGGTGCGCTGACGGCGGTCAACCGCGTGCTGCTGGGCGTGGACGTGCTGCTCGCGAGCTGCGACGAGCTGCTCGACCTGGCCCAGCCCCGGGGCCGCTGGCAGGATGGCGCCAGTGCCAGCGCATTGCTGCGCAGCAGCGTGCGCTACAACCTGCTGCTGCGCCATGTGGCGGTGCTCGATGGGGCGGGGCGGGTGCTGGCCTCTTCGGCACCGGCGGGCCAGCAGCTGGCGCTGGCGTTGCCGCCCGATTTTGCGCAGCAGGCGCTGGCGCAGCCCGTGCCCGGCATGTGGCTCAGCCGCGCACACATCAACCCCGATACCTCTGAGCGGATGCTCTACGTTGCCCGCCCGGTGCTGCGCGCCAATGGCAGCCGCTGGCTGGTGGTGGCGCAGATTCCACTGGCCATGCTCGAACCAGTGCTGATGCAGAGCGTGGACATCGAGGGCCTGGAGGTCACGCTCGAAGAGCCGCAGGGCGGCGTGCTGCTGGCCGTCTCGCCAGTGCAGCACGCCGCACCTGCGGGCCAGCCCCTGGCGATGGGTGTGCACTGGCAGCAGCGGGCACGCCTGTCGCAGAAGCCGGCCCTGGTGGTGGCCCAGCCCAGCCTGTATCCGCAGCTGTGGATCTCGGCGAGCCTGCCCGAGGTCGATGCTCTGGACAGCTCCCGGGGCGAGCGCCAGGTGCTGCTGGGCGTGGCGCTGCTGCTGGGTGTGCTGGTGCTGCTCGCCGGCCTGGGGGTGCAGCGCTACGTGCTGCGCCTGTACAGCGCGCGCAGCGCCATGACGCGCGCCAAGGAGATGCTCGACCAGGCCCTGGGGGCCATGGTCAGCGGTTTTTTGCTCATCGACGGCAAGCTGCTGGTGCGGCAGTGGAACCGGCGCTTTGAAGAAATGTTTCCCTGGCTGCGCGGCGTCATCCGCGTCGGCCAGCCTTGCGCCGAGCTGCTCGAAGCCGTGGTGCACCAGCACCTGGCGGGCGCCAGTGCGGCCGAGCGCCAGCAATGGGTGCAGTGGCGCTTGCAGCGCATGGTGCGGGCGCAGGGGCTGGCGTTCGAGCAGCTTTTGGCCTCGGGGCAGTGTATCGAGGTGACCGAAAGGCCCACGCCCGAGGGCGGCTGCGTCATCACCTACCACGACGTCACGGCACTGCGCCGCGCCAACGCCGAGATCGAATCCCTGGCCTTCTACGACCCACTCACCAGCCTGCCCAACCGGCGCCTGCTGCTTGACCGTCTGGGGCAAGCCATCTTGCAGGCGCAGCGCTCGGGCCAGCGCGGGGCGCTGCTGTTCTTGGATCTGGACCATTTCAAGATGCTCAACGACACGCGCGGGCACGAAGTGGGCGACCAGCTGCTGCAGCAGGTGGCGCAGCGCCTGAAAGAGACCGTGCGCAGCTGCGACACCGTGGCGCGGCTGGGGGGCGATGAGTTCGTCGTCATGCTCGGTGAGCTGGCCGACGATGCCGTGCAGTCCGCCGCCCAGGCGCGCCAGGTGGGCGAAAAACTGCTGCAGCAGCTGGCCCAGCCCTACATGCTCTCGGGCCAGCCGCACCGCAGCAGCTGCAGCATGGGGGCGACGGTGTTTGGCAGCGAGCCGTTGACGGCGGCCGAGCTGCTCAAGCGCGCTGACATCGCCATGTACCAGAGCAAGGCGCAGCGCAGCCACACGCTGGCTTTTTTCGATCCGCAGATGCAAGAGGCGCTCAACCGCCGCGCCAGCCTGGAGGCCGATCTGCAGGCCGCGCTGCACAGCCCCGGGCAGCTGAGCCTGCACTACCAGCCGCAGTACCGCTGGGGCGGGCAGATGGTGGGGGCCGAGGCGCTGCTGCGCTGGCAGCACCCCGAGCGCGGCAGCGTCGCGCCGGGGGAATTCATCACCGTGGCTGAAGACTCGGGCCTGATCGTGCCCCTGGGCACCTGGGTGCTGCAGCAGGCCTGCGTGCAGCTGGCGGCCTGGCAGGGTGGTGCGCTGCGCGGCTTGCCGTTGTCGGTCAACGTCAGCGCCCGGCAGTTTCGCCAGGCAGATTTTGTCGAACAGGTGCTGCAGGCGCTGCGCGCGAGCGCGGCGCCGGGGCATCTGCTCAAGCTCGAATTGACGGAGTCGCTGGTGCTCGAAGACGTGCAGGATTCGATCGCCAAAATGCACGCCCTGCGCACCAAGGGCGTGCGTTTTTCCATGGACGACTTTGGCACCGGCCATTCCTCGCTCGCCTACCTGACGCGGCTGCCGCTCGATCAGCTCAAGATCGACCAGTCCTTTGTGCGCCAGCTCGGGCTGCAGCACAGCGACGACGTGATCGTGCAAACCATCATCGCCATGGCGTGCACGCTGGCGCTGGAGGTGATTGCCGAGGGCGTGGAAACCCCCGCCCAGCGCGATGCCCTGGCCGGCTACGGCTGCAGCCTGTACCAGGGCTATTTGTTTTCCCGGCCGCTGCCGTTGGTGCAGCTGCTGGCGCTGGCCGCATCGGCTTCAGGCGCGGCGCGAGCTGATGACGATGCCGCCAACGATGAGCAAGAACGCCAGCCCATGGTAGGCCTGGGGCCGCTCGCCCAGGAAGGCGGCTGA
- a CDS encoding DMT family transporter, translated as MRSQLSPSTLLMLAAAPLLWAGNAVVGRALAPLVAPITLNFLRWLIAAVLLLPLAWQVLRPGSGLWPHWRRYAWLGLLGIGNYNALQYLALQTSTPLNVTLVGSGMPVWMLLVGALFFGVPASRQQVAGALLSIVGVLTVLSRGSWEQLLALHLVPGDLYMVLATISWSFYSWLLVRTQEPQHIRSDWSAFLLAQIVFGLGWSGAFAGVEAGLGQVYLTPSAPLLAGLLFIAIGPAVLAYRFWGVGVQRAGPVLGGFFINLTPLFAALLSAAFLGERPQAYHGLAFLLIVGGIVISSRRA; from the coding sequence ATGCGTTCACAGCTTTCCCCCTCCACCCTCCTCATGCTCGCCGCCGCGCCCCTGCTCTGGGCCGGCAACGCCGTGGTGGGCCGTGCCCTGGCGCCGCTGGTGGCGCCCATCACCCTGAATTTTTTGCGCTGGCTGATTGCCGCCGTGCTGCTGCTGCCACTGGCCTGGCAGGTGCTGCGCCCGGGCAGCGGCCTGTGGCCACACTGGCGCCGCTACGCCTGGCTGGGGCTGCTGGGCATTGGCAACTACAACGCGCTGCAGTACCTGGCGCTGCAAACGTCCACGCCGCTGAACGTGACCCTGGTGGGCTCCGGAATGCCGGTGTGGATGCTGCTGGTGGGCGCGCTCTTTTTTGGCGTGCCAGCCTCGCGCCAGCAGGTGGCCGGTGCGCTGCTGTCCATCGTCGGCGTGCTGACCGTGCTCAGCCGGGGCAGCTGGGAGCAGCTGCTGGCGCTGCACCTGGTGCCGGGCGATTTGTACATGGTGCTGGCCACCATCTCCTGGTCGTTCTATAGCTGGCTGCTGGTGCGCACGCAAGAGCCGCAGCACATCCGCAGCGACTGGTCGGCGTTTTTGCTGGCGCAAATCGTTTTCGGCCTGGGCTGGTCGGGCGCGTTTGCCGGTGTCGAGGCGGGGCTGGGCCAGGTGTACCTCACGCCCAGCGCGCCGCTGCTGGCGGGACTGCTGTTCATCGCCATCGGGCCGGCGGTGCTGGCCTACCGCTTCTGGGGCGTGGGCGTGCAGCGCGCAGGGCCGGTGCTGGGCGGCTTCTTCATCAACCTCACACCGCTGTTTGCCGCCCTGCTCTCAGCCGCCTTCCTGGGCGAGCGGCCCCAGGCCTACCATGGGCTGGCGTTCTTGCTCATCGTTGGCGGCATCGTCATCAGCTCGCGCCGCGCCTGA
- a CDS encoding quinone oxidoreductase — MGLAVHIRQHGGPEVLELVNAAVGSPGPGEVHIRHHAIGLNFIDCYHRSGLYPLQLPAGIGMEGAGVVLALGAGVEHLQVGERVAYASTPPGSYCEERIMPARCVCRLPDDISFETGAAMMLKGLTAQYLLLKTRPVEGLQAGDAVLFHAAAGGVGLIACQWARALGLQLIATAGSDEKCQLALAHGAAHAINYRREDFVARVREITAGQGVKVVYDSVGKDTWEKSLDCLRPFGLMASFGNASGPVPPFAPALLGARGSLYVTRQTLFTHIATREATQAMADALFAVVQSGAVQIRIDQRYPLGEVQQAHRDLEARRTTGCSVLML; from the coding sequence ATGGGCCTTGCCGTTCATATCCGCCAGCATGGCGGCCCCGAAGTGCTGGAGCTGGTCAACGCCGCCGTGGGCAGCCCCGGCCCGGGCGAGGTGCACATCCGCCACCACGCCATTGGCCTGAACTTCATCGACTGCTACCACCGCAGCGGCCTGTACCCCCTGCAGCTGCCCGCCGGCATCGGCATGGAGGGCGCGGGTGTGGTGCTGGCGCTGGGCGCGGGCGTGGAGCACCTGCAGGTGGGCGAGCGTGTGGCCTACGCCAGCACGCCGCCGGGCAGCTACTGCGAGGAGCGCATCATGCCGGCGCGCTGCGTCTGCCGCCTGCCCGATGACATCAGCTTTGAAACGGGCGCGGCCATGATGCTCAAGGGCCTGACGGCGCAGTACCTGCTGCTCAAGACGCGCCCGGTGGAGGGGCTGCAGGCGGGCGACGCGGTGCTGTTCCATGCCGCTGCCGGGGGCGTGGGCCTGATCGCCTGCCAGTGGGCGCGCGCGCTGGGCCTGCAGCTGATTGCCACGGCCGGCAGCGACGAAAAATGCCAGCTCGCCCTGGCGCACGGCGCCGCCCACGCCATCAACTACCGGCGCGAGGATTTTGTCGCCCGCGTGCGCGAGATCACCGCCGGTCAGGGGGTCAAGGTGGTGTACGACTCGGTGGGCAAGGACACCTGGGAAAAATCGCTCGACTGCCTGCGCCCCTTTGGCCTCATGGCCAGCTTTGGCAACGCCTCGGGCCCGGTGCCGCCGTTTGCGCCCGCGCTCCTGGGGGCACGCGGCTCGCTCTACGTCACGCGCCAGACGCTGTTCACCCACATCGCCACGCGCGAAGCCACCCAGGCCATGGCCGATGCGCTGTTTGCCGTGGTGCAAAGCGGGGCGGTGCAGATTCGCATCGACCAGCGCTACCCGCTGGGTGAGGTGCAGCAGGCACACCGCGACCTGGAGGCGCGGCGCACTACGGGGTGCTCGGTATTGATGCTGTAA